The Mauremys reevesii isolate NIE-2019 linkage group 1, ASM1616193v1, whole genome shotgun sequence genome has a segment encoding these proteins:
- the LOC120374523 gene encoding uncharacterized protein LOC120374523: MEAVCNLHHFTSERSSVLQGKASFREQREKMPLPVTLEPGPIYFFDQLKSRTKERGKKIPEEPPTDFNSLTTDSQPTGFIPSLVKFRNPGCTAEHVEGNEDSFLKDETARREKYPFLPQISGTTLFKTSSEVPSSKLSQMPSVLPADEEIQPSLLDEYKYMAPTILHELGEILQLFASYDIIFPKGIVNLLNYSWKELTEGADYSKKHQQSLRYKSIRSGKSQASEECEKLASGSEYMDHEMTQCAKGRRKKSVLPADCAKEKRNPEMAPNKPLGNKGK, from the exons ATG gAGGCAGTTTGCAATTTGCATCATTTTACTAGCGAAAGAAGTTCTGTTCTTCAAGGAAAGGCTTCTTTCAGG GAACAAAGGGAGAAAATGCCACTGCCTGTAACCCTGGAGCCAGGACCCATATATTTCTTTGACCAG CTGAAATCTAGAACAAAAGAGCGGGGCAAGAAAATACCAGAAGAaccacccactgatttcaattcaCTCACCACAGATTCTCAGCCCACGGGCTTTATTCCCAG CCTGGTCAAATTCAGGAATCCTGGATGTACAGCAGAACATGTGGAAGGAAATGAAGACAGTTTCTTAAAAGATGAAACAGCAAGAAGAGAGAAATATCCATTTCTGCCTCAGATATCTGGCACTACCCTATTCAAAACTAGCAGTGAAGTTCCCAGCTCAAAGCTATCTCAAATGCCTTCAGTCCTTCCAGCAGATGAAGAAATACAGCCGAGCCTGTTGGATGAATATAAATACATGGCTCCCACCATCTTACATGAACTCGGAGAAATATTGCAGCTCTTTGCTAGCTATGACATTATTTTCCCTAAGGGAATTGTAAATCTCCTGAACTACAGCTGGAAGGAGCTCACTGAAGGTGCTGATTACAGTAAAAAGCACCAGCAGTCCCTAAGGTACAAAAGCATAAGATCAGGGAAAAGCCAAGCATCAGAAGAGTGTGAGAAGCTGGCATCGGGGTCTGAATATATGGATCATGAAATGACTCAATGTGCAAAAGGTCGGCGCAAGAAGAGTGTTTTACCTGCAGATTGTGCAAAGGAAAAAAGGAATCCTGAAATGGCACCAAATAAGCCTCTAGGAAACAAAGGCAAGTAG
- the METAP2 gene encoding methionine aminopeptidase 2 has protein sequence MAGAEQGASPEQAEKHLNGELLLLLEPEDAEGGAAGPGAEEGAKKKRRKKKKSKGASAGQETERELESALDDVAKQLDKQTLEEKEKDDDEEDGEGEGDGATGKKKKKKKKKKGPKVQTDPPSIPICDLFPSSIFPKGEECEYPPTQDGRTAAWRTTSDEKKALDQASEEIWNDFREAAEAHRQVRKYVMSWIKPGMTMIEICEKLEDCSRKLIKEDGLNAGLAFPTGCSLNNCAAHYTPNAGDPTVLQYDDICKIDFGTHISGRIIDCAFTVTFNTKYDRLLQAVKDATNTGIKCAGIDVRLCDVGEAIQEVMESYEVEIDGKTYQVKPIRNLNGHSIGPYRIHAGKTVPIVKGGEATRMEEGEIYAIETFGSTGKGVVHDDMECSHYMKNFDVGHVPIRLPRAKHLLNVINENFGTLAFCRRWLDRLGESKYLMALKNLCDLGIVDPYPPLCDIKGSYTAQFEHTILLRPTCKEVVSRGDDY, from the exons ATGGCGGGCGCGGAGCAGGGGGCGAGCCCCGAGCAGGCGGAGAAGCACCTGAacggggagctgctgctgctgctggagcccgaGGACGCGGAGGGCGGCGCGGCGGGGCCCGGCGCCGAGGAAGGCGCCAAGAAGAAGCGGCGGAAAAAGAAGAAGAGCAAAGGCGCCTCCGCGG GAcaagaaacagagagagaattAGAGAGTGCTCTTGATGATGTAGCAAAACAGTTGGATAAACAAACActggaggagaaggaaaaagatgatgatgaagaag ACGGAGAGGGTGAAGGAGATGGAGCaacagggaagaaaaagaagaaaaagaaaaagaagaaaggac CTAAGGTGCAGACAGATCCACCTTCTATTCCAATATGTGATCTATTTCCCAGTAGCATATTTCCAAAAGGAGAAGAATGCGAATATCCACCAACACAAGATGg GCGAACTGCTGCTTGGAGAACTACAAGTGATGAAAAGAAAGCACTAGATCAAGCCAGTGAAGAGATTTGGAATGATTTTCGGGAGGCTGCTGAGGCACACAGACAAGTGAGGAAATATGTTATGAGCTGGATCAAACCTGGAATGACAATGATAGAAATCTG TGAAAAACTCGAAGACTGCTCACGCAAACTGATAAAAGAAGATGGTTTAAATGCAGGTCTTGCATTTCCCACTGGATGTTCTCTGAATAACTGTGCAGCCCACTACACTCCCAATGCTGGAGATCCTACAGTATTGCAATATGATGATATTTGCAAAATAGACTTTGGAACACACATTAGTG GTCGTATTATTGACTGTGCTTTTACTGTTACATTCAATACGAAATATGATAGACTGTTACAAGCAGTAAAAGATGCTACTAATACTGGTATAAAG TGTGCTGGAATAGATGTTCGTCTCTGTGATGTTGGTGAAGCGATCCAAGAAGTTATGGAGTCCTATGAGGTcgaaattgatggcaaaacatatCAAG TGAAACCAATTCGCAATCTGAATGGACATTCAATTGGGCCATATAGGATACATGCTGGAAAAACTGTGCCCATTGTGAAGGGAGGAGAAGCAACAAGAATGGAG gaAGGTGAAATATATGCTATAGAAACCTTCGGTAGCACAGGAAAGGGTGTTGTTCATGATGACATGGAATGTTCTCATTATATGAAAAATTTTGATGTTGGGCACGTGCCAATAAG GCTTCCAAGAGCAAAACATTTGCTAAATGTTATCAATGAAAACTTTGGCACGCTTGCCTTCTGCCGCAGATGGCTAGATCGTCTGGGAGAAAGTAAATATCTAATGGCTCTGAAGAACTTGTGTGACTTGGGTATAGTGGATCCATATCCTCCCTTATGCGACATTAAAGGCTCATATACTGCCCAGTTTGAGCATACCATATTATTGCGCCCAACATGCAAAGAAGTTGTCAGCAGAGGAGATGACTATTAA